The genomic interval ATCTACCTGTTCGACGAGCCGCTGTCCAACCTCGACGCCAAGCTGCGGGTCGAGATGCGCACCGAAATGAAACTGATGCACCAGCGCCTCAAGACCACCACGGTCTACGTGACCCACGACCAGATCGAGGCCATGACCCTGGGCGACAAGGTGGCGGTGATGAAGGACGGGATCATCCAGCAGTTCGGCACGCCGAAGGAGATCTACAACGACCCGGCCAACCAGTTCGTGGCCAGCTTCATCGGTTCGCCGCCGATGAACTTCATCCCGCTGCGCCTGCAACGCAAGGACGGCCGGCTGGTGGCGCTGCTCGACAGCGGCCAGGCCCGCTGCGAACTGCCGCTGGGCGTGCAGGACGCCGGGCTTGAGGACCGCGAAGTGATCCTCGGCCTGCGTCCGGAGCAGATCGCCCTGGCCAACGGCGACGCCAGCGGCGCGCCGAGCATCCGGGCGCAAGTGCAGGTCACCGAGCCCACCGGTCCGGACACCCTGGTGTTCGTCAACCTCAACGACACCAAGGTCTGCTGCCGCCTGGCGCCGGACGTGGCGCCGCAGGTGGGCGAGACCCTGACCCTGCAGTTCGATCCGGCCAAGGTACTGCTGTTCGATGCCCGGACCGGGGAGCGCCTGGGGTCGGCGGGCGTTGCGAAGGCCGAAGCGCATTCGGCGAACGTCGCCCGGTTCAAGGGGCGCTGAAGAACAAATGCGGGCGCGGGCAAGCCCGTTCCCGCAGGGGTGTAAACCGCGTTGGAAAAAAACAGTTAATAACAATAAAGACGAGGATGTAGGGATGAAAATGAAACACGTCAATGCCCGTTTGATCTGCCGGATGTCGGCCGCCGCCGCACTGGTGCTGGCCGGCAACGCGATGGCCGCCGATGCGTTCAGCTCCGATTCCAAGTGGATGACCGGCGACTGGGGCGGCGAGCGCACCAAGCTGATCGAGCAAGGCATCGACATCAAGATGGACTACGTCGGTGAAATGGGCGCCAACCTGCACGGCGGCTACAACGACGACAAGACCGGCCGCTACAGCGACCAGTTCGGTCTGGGCGTGGCCCTGGACCTGCAGAAGCTGTGGGGCTGGGACAACACCCAGGCCAAGATCCAGCTGACCAACCGCAACGGCGAAAACATCTCCAACGACCGCATCGGCGACCCGCGCGCCGGCACCCTGAGCTCCTCGCAGGAAGTCTACGGCCGCGGCCACATGGTGCGTCTGACCCAGCTGTGGATCCAGCACCAGTTCTTCGACAACAAGCTCGACATCAAGGCCGGTTACTTCGGCGAAGGCGAAGACTTCAACACCTTCCCGTGCGAATTCCAGAACCTGGCGTTCTGCGGCTCTCAGGTGGGCAACTGGGCGACCAACATCTGGTACAACTGGCCGGTCAGCCAGGCGGCGATCCGCGTGAAGTACAACATCAACGACGAGCTGTATGCGCAGATCGGCGCCTACAACCAGAACCCGTCGCAGCTGGAGCACGGCAACGGCTTCAAGCTCAGCGGCAGCGGCACCGCCGGCACCGTGCTGCCGGTCGAGCTGGTCTGGTCGCCGAAGGTCAACGGCCTGCCGGGCGAATACCGCGTGGGTTACTACAAGTCCACCGCCGACGCCAACGACGTGCGTGAGGACGACAACGGCCTGGACGCCGCGACCACCGGCGACGCCTACCGCGTGCACAGCAGCAAGCACGGCTACTGGTTCGTGGCCCAGCAGCAGCTCACCAGCCACAACGGCGACGCGTCCCGTGGCCTGAACATCGCGGCCAACGCCACCTTCCACGACAAGGACACCAACTTCATCGACAACTACCAGTCGCTGATGTTTGTCTACAAGGGGCCGTTCGACGCGCGTCCCAAGGATGACGTGGGCATCGGCTTCGCGCGCATCCACGTCAACGACGACGTGAAGAAGAACGCCGAGCTGCTCAACGTCGCCAACGGCGTCTCGGACTACGACAACCCGGTGTTCTCGCCGCTGCGCGAAACCGAATACAACTACGAGATCAACTACGGCTTCCACGTCACCAACTGGCTGACCGTGCGTCCCAACCTGCAGTACATCACCCATCCGGGCGGTGTGGATGAAGTCGACAACGCTTTGGTCGCCGGCCTGAAAATTCAGTCGGTGTTCTGACGCGTCTGCGATAAGCTCCTCTCCATGTGCGCATATTTGCGGACGGCCCAGGCTGTCCGCTTTTTTTTGGGGCCGGCGCCGCCCTGTGAGACGTGATTTTCAGGACCGTGGCCCATGCATGAGCATCCGCTGCAACGCTTCTTCAGATCCCTGCGCGAACGGCCGGTGTTCGCCTGGGAGCGCTATCAGATGCGCGACGTGCTGGTGATCGACCATCCGCTGTGCCAGGCGGTGTTCAGTCGTCAGGGCGCGCAGCTGCTGCACTTTCAGCCGCGCGGACAGAAACCGTGGCTGTGGTGCGCGGCGAAGTGGCCGCACGTCGGTGCGATCCGCGGCGGGGTGCCGGTGTGCTGGCCGTGGTACGGCCGTCATCCGAGCGAGAACGCCTGGCCGTCCCATGGCTGGGCGCGGTTGCTGGACTGGAAGCTGCTCGACAGCGCCAGCGCCGAAGACGGCGTGCGCCTGCACTGGCGACTGCAGTTGTGCGACTGGCAGGTGGACCTGCATGCGCACCTGGGCGAGCGCATGGACTTGCGCCTGAGCACCGAGCACCAGGACGACATGCCGTGCCAGTTGAGCCAGGCGTTGCACGCTTACTGGCGCATTGGCGACGTGAGTGAGATAGCGCTGTCTGGGTTGGAGGGGGCGCAGGGCTACGACCAGCTGAGCCGCGAGGCTTGCCAGCAGGAAGGCGAACTGCGGGTCGATGGCGGCTGCCAGCGGGTGTTCCAGCACGACGGCGAACTGCAGCTCAAGGATCACGCCTGGCAGCGCGAGCTGCGCATCGACACCGGCGAGAGCGCCGACACCGTGGTGTGGCATCCGGGCTCGCGGCCGCTCTTGGGGGTGAGCTGGGATGAGGTGGCGGAGTTCGTCTGCGTGGAAGCGGCGGCGGGAGGCACCGACAGCCTGCATCTGGCGCCGGGGGAGAAGGCGCACTTGAGTCTGCAGGCCTGGGCGGCGGCCTAGTTCGGGTTTGCGGCGCTGTCTCTGGCCTCATCGCGGGCAAGCCCGCTCCCACAGGGAATGTATTCCAAATGTGGGAGCAACTGACCTGCGGTGCCGTCGCTGACGCCATCGCGAGAAAGCTGTGTCCCACCGTTTGCTTGGCGCCACTGCTCCCCGTGGGAGCGGGCTTGCCCGCGATGGGGGCGGGACAGCCACTGAAGATCCGGATCAGTCGAACTCGTCGCCCACCGGATAGCGGCTCGCGTTCAGGCTTTCCTTGATCTTGCGCAGGTGCGGCTGGAAATCCACCCCGCGGCGCAGCGTCATGCCGGTCGCCAGCACGTCCAGCACGGTCAGCTGAATGATCCGCGAGGTCATCGGCATGTAGATGTCGGTGTCTTCCGGCAGCGGAATGTTCAGGCTCAGGGTGCTGGCCTTGGCCAGCGGCGAGTTCTCGGCGGTCAGGCCGAGCACCGAGGCGCCGTTCTCCCGGGCGATGCGCGCCACTTCCACCAGTTCGCGGGTGCGTCCGGTGTAGGAAATGATCACGAACAGCTCGCCGGTGTGCGCCACCGACGCGATCATGCGCTGCATCAGCACGTCGGCGTGGGCGGAGACCGCCAGGTTGAAGCGGAAGAACTTGTGCTGCGCATCCAGCGCCACGGGGGCCGAGGCGCCGAGGCCGAAGAAGTGGATCTGCCGGGCCTGGATCAGCATGTCGACGGCGCGGCTGATGAGGTTCGGGTCCAGGGCCTGGCAGGCGCTGTCCAGCGAGGCGATGGCGCTGCCGAAGATCTTTTGCGTGTAGGCCTCGGGGTTGTCGTCGGCCTCCACGGCACGGCTGACGTAAGCGGCGCCGCTGGCCAGGCTCTGGGCCAGTTGCAGCTTGAGTTCGGGGTAGCCGCTGACGCCGAACGAGCGGCAGAAGCGGTTGACGGTCGGTTCACTGACCGAGGCCGCCTGGGCGAGGGCGGCGATGCTGAAGCGGGTAGCCTGCTGTGGGTTGAGCAGGATCACTTCGGCGACTTTGCGTTCGGCCTTGTTCAGCTCTTCAAGGCGACTCTGGATCTGTTCCAGTAAATTTCGCACGCGGTCCATATGGGGTTCCTAATTCACCGGCACCGGTAGGCGCGCGGCTATGCAAATTGGGCCTTTGATGCGGCCCGTGACGGTGGCCTATCCTACTGTCGGCTCCGATCGACCACCACTCGGAATCTGCATTTTGCGAAAATGTTGTGGTTATTACTACATTTTCCCTTGAGTGATGCCTTGAAAAAAGGTATTTGTAGCTTAACTTGATAAAAGAACAAACATCATGCCTTCGATTACGGTAGAACCGTGCACCTTTGCCTTGTTCGGCGCCCTCGGCGACCTGGCCCTGCGCAAGCTGTTTCCTGCCCTTTACCACCTGGACGGCGCCGGCCTGCTGCACGAGGACACGCGCATCATTGCGCTGGCCCGTGAAGCCGGCACCGTGGAGCAGCACCTGGCGTTCATCGCCGCCGAGCTGCGCCGCTACGTGGGCAAGGAGCTGGACGAGGCGGTGGCCGAGCGCTTCCTGGCGCGCCTGAGCTACCTGCACGTCGACTTCCTCAAGGCCGAAGACTACGAGGCGCTGGCCGAGGCGGCCGGCACCGCGCAACGCATGATCGCCTACTTCGCCACCCCGGCGGCGGTGTACGGCGCGATCTGCGAGAACCTGGCCAAGGTCGGCCTGGCCCAGAACACCCGCGTGGTGCTGGAGAAGCCGATCGGCTCGGACCTTGAGTCCTCGCGCAAGGTCAACGACGCCGTGGCCCAGTTCTTCCCGGAGAACCGCACCTACCGAATCGACCACTACCTGGGCAAAGAGACCGTCCAGAACCTGATCGCCCTGCGTTTCGCCAACAGCCTGTTCGAGACCCAGTGGAACCAGAACTACATCTCCCACGTGGAAATCACCGTGGCCGAGAAGGTCGGCATCGAGGGCCGCTGGGGCTACTTCGACAAGGCCGGCCAGCTGCGGGACATGATCCAGAACCACCTGCTGCAATTGCTCTGCCTGATCGCCATGGACCCGCCGGCCGACCTGTCCGCCGACAGCATCCGCGACGAGAAGGTCAAGGTGCTCAAGGCCCTGGCGCCGATCAGCCCGGAAGGCCTGACCACCCAGGTGGTGCGCGGCCAGTACATCGCCGGCCACAGCGAAGGCAAGTCCGTGCCGGGCTACCTCGAAGAACCCAATTCCAACACCCAGAGCGACACCGAGACCTTCGTCGCCCTGCGTGCCGACATCCGCAACTGGCGCTGGGCCGGCGTGCCGTTCTACCTGCGCACCGGCAAGCGCATGCCGCAGAAGCTGTCGCAGATCGTCATCCACTTCAAGGAACCGTCGCACTACATCTTCGCGCCGGAGCAGCGCCTGCAGATCAGCAACAAACTGATCATCCGCCTGCAGCCGGACGAAGGCATTTCCCTGCGTGTGATGACCAAGGACCAAGGCCTGGACAAGGGCATGCAACTGCGCAGCGGGCCGCTGCAGCTGAATTTCTCCGACACCTGGCGCAGCGCGCGGATCCCCGACGCCTACGAGCGGTTGTTGCTGGAAGTGATGAACGGCAACCAAAACCTGTTTGTCCGTAAAGATGAAATCGAAGCCGCGTGGAAGTGGTGCGACCAGCTGATCGCCGGGTGGAAGAAGTCCGGCGAT from Pseudomonas ekonensis carries:
- a CDS encoding ABC transporter ATP-binding protein, with translation MATLELRNVNKTYGAGLPDTLKNIELSIKDGEFLILVGPSGCGKSTLMNCIAGLETITGGAIMIGDQDVSGMSPKDRDIAMVFQSYALYPTMNVRENIEFGLKIRKMSQPAIDEEVARVAKLLQIEHLLNRKPGQLSGGQQQRVAMGRALARRPKIYLFDEPLSNLDAKLRVEMRTEMKLMHQRLKTTTVYVTHDQIEAMTLGDKVAVMKDGIIQQFGTPKEIYNDPANQFVASFIGSPPMNFIPLRLQRKDGRLVALLDSGQARCELPLGVQDAGLEDREVILGLRPEQIALANGDASGAPSIRAQVQVTEPTGPDTLVFVNLNDTKVCCRLAPDVAPQVGETLTLQFDPAKVLLFDARTGERLGSAGVAKAEAHSANVARFKGR
- a CDS encoding carbohydrate porin, which translates into the protein MKMKHVNARLICRMSAAAALVLAGNAMAADAFSSDSKWMTGDWGGERTKLIEQGIDIKMDYVGEMGANLHGGYNDDKTGRYSDQFGLGVALDLQKLWGWDNTQAKIQLTNRNGENISNDRIGDPRAGTLSSSQEVYGRGHMVRLTQLWIQHQFFDNKLDIKAGYFGEGEDFNTFPCEFQNLAFCGSQVGNWATNIWYNWPVSQAAIRVKYNINDELYAQIGAYNQNPSQLEHGNGFKLSGSGTAGTVLPVELVWSPKVNGLPGEYRVGYYKSTADANDVREDDNGLDAATTGDAYRVHSSKHGYWFVAQQQLTSHNGDASRGLNIAANATFHDKDTNFIDNYQSLMFVYKGPFDARPKDDVGIGFARIHVNDDVKKNAELLNVANGVSDYDNPVFSPLRETEYNYEINYGFHVTNWLTVRPNLQYITHPGGVDEVDNALVAGLKIQSVF
- a CDS encoding D-hexose-6-phosphate mutarotase; translation: MHEHPLQRFFRSLRERPVFAWERYQMRDVLVIDHPLCQAVFSRQGAQLLHFQPRGQKPWLWCAAKWPHVGAIRGGVPVCWPWYGRHPSENAWPSHGWARLLDWKLLDSASAEDGVRLHWRLQLCDWQVDLHAHLGERMDLRLSTEHQDDMPCQLSQALHAYWRIGDVSEIALSGLEGAQGYDQLSREACQQEGELRVDGGCQRVFQHDGELQLKDHAWQRELRIDTGESADTVVWHPGSRPLLGVSWDEVAEFVCVEAAAGGTDSLHLAPGEKAHLSLQAWAAA
- a CDS encoding MurR/RpiR family transcriptional regulator; its protein translation is MRNLLEQIQSRLEELNKAERKVAEVILLNPQQATRFSIAALAQAASVSEPTVNRFCRSFGVSGYPELKLQLAQSLASGAAYVSRAVEADDNPEAYTQKIFGSAIASLDSACQALDPNLISRAVDMLIQARQIHFFGLGASAPVALDAQHKFFRFNLAVSAHADVLMQRMIASVAHTGELFVIISYTGRTRELVEVARIARENGASVLGLTAENSPLAKASTLSLNIPLPEDTDIYMPMTSRIIQLTVLDVLATGMTLRRGVDFQPHLRKIKESLNASRYPVGDEFD
- the zwf gene encoding glucose-6-phosphate dehydrogenase produces the protein MPSITVEPCTFALFGALGDLALRKLFPALYHLDGAGLLHEDTRIIALAREAGTVEQHLAFIAAELRRYVGKELDEAVAERFLARLSYLHVDFLKAEDYEALAEAAGTAQRMIAYFATPAAVYGAICENLAKVGLAQNTRVVLEKPIGSDLESSRKVNDAVAQFFPENRTYRIDHYLGKETVQNLIALRFANSLFETQWNQNYISHVEITVAEKVGIEGRWGYFDKAGQLRDMIQNHLLQLLCLIAMDPPADLSADSIRDEKVKVLKALAPISPEGLTTQVVRGQYIAGHSEGKSVPGYLEEPNSNTQSDTETFVALRADIRNWRWAGVPFYLRTGKRMPQKLSQIVIHFKEPSHYIFAPEQRLQISNKLIIRLQPDEGISLRVMTKDQGLDKGMQLRSGPLQLNFSDTWRSARIPDAYERLLLEVMNGNQNLFVRKDEIEAAWKWCDQLIAGWKKSGDAPKPYAAGSWGPMSSIALITRDGRSWYGDI